In Phaeodactylum tricornutum CCAP 1055/1 chromosome 21, whole genome shotgun sequence, the following proteins share a genomic window:
- a CDS encoding predicted protein, translating to MDEETAVEFLPLQPRVSFNTSNTAKNRLARSSSTESSSPSWDIGTSSRPLVQQALCSILFGLFGWNFPRYLISIETTIQHNVPPFQKTQAGDVILDFLLNQNLTYPPTVGLMAAWSFAPHRPAHVRWHDVHASFCGLITAVGLSEGATVLLKLYIQRRRPNFYALCGFDKQLLQCTADLEKIREASFSFPSGHSSLASCGMTFLVWFFLGKILLSRWNRSTTRILCAGACVLPWGWAAFVGASRLVDQWHHPSDVLAGLLLGGLSSTIVYHIWYHPTWSDAAGHPWSLQPNERKLESFLE from the exons atggacgaagaaacggcaGTGGAATTTCTTCCACTCCAGCCGCGAGTCTCATTCAACACGTCGAACACGGCCAAGAACCGTCTCGCGCGTTCTTCCTCGACcgagtcgtcgtcgccatcgtgGGACATTGGAACTTCTAGTCGGCCTTTGGTTCAGCAAGCCTTGTGCTCCATCTTGTTCGGATTATTCGGCTGGAACTTTCCGCGATACTTGATTAGTATCGAAACAACGATCCAACACAACGTCCCGCCCTTTCAAAAAACCCAAGCGGGTGATGTCATACTCGACTTTTTGCTGAATCAAAACCTGACGTATCCACCCACAGTTGGAT TGATGGCGGCTTGGTCGTTTGCGCCGCATCGACCCGCTCACGTTCGCTGGCATGACGTACACGCCTCGTTTTGTGGTCTAATTACGGCCGTTGGACTGTCGGAAGGTGCCACGGTCTTGCTCAAACTCTACATCCAACGGCGACGACCCAATTTCTACGCACTCTGCGGATTCGATAAGCAACTTTTACAGTGCACGGCagatttggaaaagattcGGGAGGCAAGCTTTAGCTTTCCTTCGGGACACAGTAGCTTGGCCAGCTGTGGCATGACTTTTTTGGTGTGGTTCTTTTTGGGCAAGATTCTGTTGTCCCGGTGGAATCGCTCGACGACCCGCATCTTGTGCGCTGGTGCGTGCGTTTTGCCGTGGGGATGGGCAGCCTTCGTGGGGGCCAGCCGGCTTGTGGACCAATGGCACCACCCTTCGGATGTATTGGCTGGCCTCCTGCTGGGAGGCttgtcgtcgacgattgTATACCACATATGGTACCACCCGACCTGGTCGGATGCTGCTGGACACCCGTGGTCACTCCAGCCTAACGAACGGAAACTCGAATCATTTCTCGAGTAA
- a CDS encoding predicted protein, with translation QALTIYGHPGSRSPLVNWACIELNVDYSMGDLSNNPHPFRQLPCLTNDDEDVVVFESGAILQYLLRYYGPPSLTKEQIGAIMSWITWANASLDPICFLETPDGKVYDTGLKQPNRKIDQLNELLGRETYLVEGAGFTLADVAVSSYLLYVLQFFPNVDLSRWPNLVRYMTDCASRPGYGQAFG, from the coding sequence CAAGCCTTGACGATATACGGACACCCGGGTTCCCGATCGCCTTTGGTGAATTGGGCCTGCATCGAGCTCAATGTGGACTATAGTATGGGGGATTTGTCCAACAATCCGCATCCCTTCCGGCAACTGCCTTGTTTgacgaacgacgacgaagacgtggTGGTGTTTGAATCCGGCGCCATTCTGCAGTACCTTTTACGATACTACGGACCTCCCAGTCTGACCAAGGAACAGATTGGTGCCATCATGAGTTGGATAACGTGGGCCAACGCTTCACTGGATCCTAtttgctttttggaaacaccCGACGGCAAAGTGTACGATACCGGCCTGAAACAGCCCAACCGGAAAATCGATCAACTGAACGAATTGCTGGGCAGGGAAACGTATTTGGTGGAAGGCGCGGGTTTCACGTTGGCGGACGTCGCTGTCTCGAGTTATCTACTGTACGTGCTCCAGTTCTTTCCCAACGTGGATCTGTCGCGGTGGCCGAACCTGGTCCGATACATGACAGACTGTGCGTCCCGACCCGGTTACGGACAAGCCTTTGGG